The DNA sequence ATAAATTTTATTATGACCCAACGACAGCGAATATCAGCTCGCTCGGAAATTATTTGTCAACAACGACAATGGATGGTGGTCTGAATTATGACACTCTCAATGTTTACAATAAGGCTACTTACACAAAGAATGGCGTTACCCGACCAGCGGTAACTGAGATTAGCATTGAAGGCTATGGGGACGATGATCGTATCGTTTTCGGCGGAGATCTGCGAACTGATCCATGGATACTGGCTGGAACATTTAAGAACATTGAAAGAATAACAGTCACTGGACCGGGTAGCCTAGACTACTTCGGTTCAATCGATGGTGATGATCAGATGACCATTGTTGGCACTAGTTCAGCAGATTACTTTTTCAGCTCCTGGGGCAAAGACATAATGGACGGTGGTGCCGGTAATGATGTATTTACTCTTGCAGAGGGCAATATAGATGATGTTATTTATAGCACTTCGACTGACAGTGATAAGTTCTGGTTTGATGTTTATGGAGGATCTGGAGCAACTATCACCGGATTTAATGGCGTAGGTAAAGCAGGAGGTGATGAGATACACTTCAACTTTGTAGATAGATTTTTCTATCCAAATCCTAGTGAAGCACTAGCAGGACGCGGAAAAATGGGCCTTCGCAGCGCCCTTGCCTCCGCTGAGGCTTGAAGAGGGCGCTTAGGACGCCCGTTTTGGTCGAGATGGAGCGGTTTGCCTCGATCCAGGGCTCGCGGAGCCGCCGTTGAGGCGGACTCCGGACGTGATTATGCCGCAGCCAGCAGCTTGGGCAGGCGGATCAGGTTGTAGGCCGCGGCGGTCAGCGTGAACATCCAACCGACACGGGCCGTGCCGCGATGACGCGCTTTGCGCAAGCCGGCTCCCTTGATCCAGCCGAACACCTCTTCGATCCGCTTGCGGATACGCAGGCTGACGGCGTAGCCGGGGTGGCGGGTGGTCCGGCCGTCGATCGCCGAGCGGCGGTTGTTCGTGTTCTGGGCGACGTGCGGGGCCGCGCCCAACTCGCGCATGTTCGCCACGAAATCCCTGGTGTCGTAGGCCTTGTCGGCCCCGACCGTGATGCGGTGGCGGCCCGGAATGGCCTCGACCATGGCCACCGCCGCCTCGCGCTCGGCCAAGCCGGTGGCCGCCGTCAGCCGGACATCCACCACCAGGGCGTGGCGGTTCTCCATCAGCGCATGACCCATGAAGGCCAGCTTCGCCGGCTGCCCGTTGCCCTTGCGGTACAGCCGCGCCTCGGGATCGGTGGTCGAGGCGTGGGTCTCGTTGGAGCGCTTCTCGCCATGGAAGTCGCGTTCGCCGTTGCGTCCCGGCCCCGGCGGCTCGCCGCTGCCGTCCTTGGGCCGGAAGCTCTTCACCGAGGCCCACGCCTCGATCAGCGTGCCGTCCACCGAGAAATGCTCGTCCGACAGCAGCGTTCTGACCCGCGGCTGATCCAGCACGGTAGCCAGGAACTTGGCCGCCACATCGCCGGCCAGCAGCCGTTCACGGTTCTTGGTGAACACCGTCACGTCCCACACCGGCGCGTCCATCGACAGGCCGACGAACCAGCGGAACAGCAGATTGTAATCGAGCTGTTCCATCAGCTGACGCTCCGAGCGCACCGAGTAGAAGGCCTGCAGCAGCAGCGCCCGCAGCAGCTTCTCCGGCGGGATCGATGGTCGCCCAATCCTGGAGTACAGCCCCTCGAAGGCCGGCGACATCACCTCCAGCGCCTCGTCCACGATGGCCCGGATCGGCCGCAACGGATGGCTCGCCGGAACCCGCGCTTCACAGCTCACGTAGCTGAACAGACCCTCGCTGCGTTCGTCCAATCCCCGCATCGTCCCCTCGCCGGCCGCAGTCTAAACCACCGAAGAGAATCACGACCGCCCGCCCGTGCACAGCCCTTTTTCCGCAGCCTGCTAGGAAAATACGAAAACGGCAATACCACAACGTTGACCCTGGGGGAAACTACTGTAAAAGTTGATAAGGTTGGTCTGATTGAGAACGTGGACTATTTTTTCCACATGTCTGGCTGAAGCTGCATTGGCGCTCGTCTCAATCACACGGAACGAGTTCGCCTTCTACGGCAACACCCGGCGGGCCTACGCCGCCGACTGGCGCCACTACACCGCGTGGTGCGCCCGCCGCGGCCTTGAGCCGCTGCCGCCCGCGCCCCAGGCGATCGGCCTCTACCTCGCCGACCTCGCCTCCGAAACCGGCGCCGGGCGGGGCCGGACGGCGGCCACCGTCGAGCGCCGCCTGGCCGGGCTGGGCTGGACCTTCCGCCAGCACGGCTTCACCCTCGACCGGGCCGAGCGCCACGTCCGCGAAGTACTGGCCGGCATCCGCCGGGCCCACGGCCGCCCGCCCGGGCACAAGGAAGCCCTGCTCGGCAGCGACGTCACCGCCATGGCGGCGCTGCTCGGCCCCGACCTGCGCGACCGCGCCCTGCTGCTGTTAGGATTCGCCGGCGGGCTGCGCCGCAGCGAGCTCTTCGGGCTCGACCACGGCCCGGACGAGACGCCCGAGGCGACCGGCTGGGTCGAGGTGCTGGAGGCCGGCCTGCTGCTCCGCGTCCGGGGCAAGACCGGCTGGCGCGAGGTCGAGGTCGGCCGCGGCCGGCGAGCTCTCTCGCCCAAAAGTGCGACCCGGCACACGCCTCCATCCCGATCACGCAAACGGGCAGGTTGGCGAAGAACGCCAGCACCGCATCCCGGCGCAGCCGCTTCGTCACAACAACCTTGCCTTGGGCATCAACGCCGTGAACCTGGAACACCGACTTCGCCAGATCGAGACCGATGAATGCTGCGGACATTGCGCAATCTCCGTAATGAAGCTGACCTATCGATCATGTGGCACTACCTGGCCAGATGCGGAGGCCGTCCATCCCATCACGCTGTCCATCTGTTCAGCACTGACTGTCGGTGTAGCAGAACTTTTCAACCCACCATGGCCCGCCGCCTTGACCCAATTATGTAGCGTCTGCTCCGACAGGCCGAGATTCTTGGCGACCGTCGCCACCCGCTCGCCACCGGTGACCAGACGAACGGTCTCTTCTTTGAACGCCAGCGTGTAGCGTGCCCTTGCTGATCTCGTCATTCCGCCTCCATCCTCTCGCCGATCTCACCCGGCTATGGGAGGCGCTGTACGGGGGCAAGGTCACATCTCGAAATAGAATCCTGGTCAGTACGCCTCGTCTATGAACAGTTCTTTGATTGAGGTCATTTTTACAGTAAACAGAGTGCAATCAATCTCTGATAGTTATAATATAAACATTTTCTAGCAGTTAGATTTATTCTGCTGCTTCGAAATCCTGCTGAATCAAGGTTGAGTCTCCGACGATGGTAGGGCGCTCAGTCCGGCACGGAATGCGGGAACTTTCCATTTCTCGCATCAGAAAGCATAATTGAGCGCGTATACCAGCAAGACGTCGAGCATGATCTGGGGGCCAAAGCCTAACGGCGGCTTCGTCAATCGAGCGGATAGCTTCATACAAGGCGGTTCGGTGCATTGCCCGTCCTTTCCAATTAGCCGTAGGACCTAAGAAGTATGGTAGGCTAAATTAGTTAACAATATGTCAATAGGCATATCGCGTAGAGCTTGGGCCAAGTAGCCACCATTATGCGCCGAGGCGCTGCGCAGCCCGCCTACCGAACGAAACTGCTCAGCGTGCAGTTGCAAAGGCACAAGCCATTGGCCGTCGCGCTGGTGTCGGCGTGATACAGGTGGAGCTGGCGGTGAACGGGATCGGCATCGTCAACTTGCTGGACCTGATCCGAGAATTGGGTAAGCTTGACGAGAGGCGTTCGTCCAGGACAACCAGTGCCTGTCAGCGGCGCGCGGCACGGTGCGGGGGCTGCATTTCCAGATCCCGCCGTTCGCCCAGGACAAGCTGGTCCGCGTGCTCCGCGGCAGCATCCTGGACGTCGCCGTCGACCTGCGCCGCTGGTCGCCGACCTTCGGCCGCCATGTCTCGGCCGTGATCAGTGCGCGGGAGGGAAACCAGATCCTGGTGCCCGTCGGCTTCGCCCAGGGGTTCTGCACGCTTGAGCCGGACACGGAGGTCTTCTACAAGGTCTCCGCCCCGTACTCGCCCCCTCATGACCGCGACATGGCCTGGAACTACGGCGAACTCGGCATCGACTGGCCGGTGGCGCCGGGCGACGCCGTGCTTGCGGCCAAGGACAGGCTGCTTCCGGCCTTCGCCGACCTGCCGGACTGCTTCCCCGCTGACCGGCGGAGCTTCCACAGTCTTCCAAGGTCTGTACCTTTCGATCACGGTATTTCATGCGATGAAGATCATCATCACCGGCGCCGCCGGTTTCATCGGATCGGCCGTCTGCCGGTACGTCCTGGAGAACACGGGCGCCTCGATCGCCTGCCTGGACAAGATGACCTATGCCGCGCCCCCCGATACGCTCAGCCGCATCGTGACGGCGACCGCGCGGTGTTCGAGCAGGTGGACATCTACGACCGGGCGGAACTGGACCGGGTCTTCGCCGAGCACCAGCCCGACGCGGTGATGCACCTGGCCGCCGAGAGCCCTGTCGACCGCTCGATCGAGGGCGCGGGCGTCTTCATCCAGACCAACGTGGTCGGGACGTACCATCTGCGCGAGGCGGCCCGCCAAAACTGGTCGGCCCTGTCGGACGAGCGCCGCGCCGTGTTCCGCTTCCATCACGTCTCGACCGACGAGGTCTACGGCTCCCTGAGTCCCGACGGCCTGTTCACGGAGGAGACCGCCTGCGCGCCCACCTCGCCCTATTCGGCGAGCAAGGCCTCGGCCGACCATCTGGCGCTGGCCTGGCACCATACCCACGGGCTGCCGGTCGTCGTCAGCAACTGCTCCAACAATTACGGCCCGTTCCACTTCCCAGAGAAGCTGATCCCGCTGATGATCATCAACGCGCTGGAAGGCAAGCCGCTGCCCGTCTACGGCACTGGCGAGAACGTGCGCGACTGGCTGTTCGTCGAAGACCATGCCGCGGCGCTCTGGCGCATCCTCACGGCCGGCCGGGTGGGCGAAAAATACAATGTCGGCGGCAACGCCGATCGGAGCAACCTGCAGGTCATCCACGGCATCTGCGACACGCTGGACGAGATGCTGCCGGCCGCCAGGCCGCGCCGCACCCTGATCACCCACGTGACCGACCGTCCCGGCCACGACCTGCGCTACGCCATCGACGCGTCCAAGATCCGGCGCGAATAATTGGGCTAGCAGCCGCAGGTCACGTACGAGGCGGGCTGCGCCGGACCATCGAGTGGTTCCTGTCCAACCAGACTTGGTGGCAGCC is a window from the Skermanella sp. TT6 genome containing:
- a CDS encoding calcium-binding protein → MATLKGNASNNTINGTSSADSIYGYAGNDTLYGKAGNDLIWGGIGSDRLFGEAGNDTLRGEAGDDFAYGSDGNDLIYGGTGNDTLHGDAGTDTIYGEAGIDTLKAGTGIAKLYGGDGNDKFYYDPTTANISSLGNYLSTTTMDGGLNYDTLNVYNKATYTKNGVTRPAVTEISIEGYGDDDRIVFGGDLRTDPWILAGTFKNIERITVTGPGSLDYFGSIDGDDQMTIVGTSSADYFFSSWGKDIMDGGAGNDVFTLAEGNIDDVIYSTSTDSDKFWFDVYGGSGATITGFNGVGKAGGDEIHFNFVDRFFYPNPSEALAGRGKMGLRSALASAEA
- a CDS encoding IS5 family transposase is translated as MRGLDERSEGLFSYVSCEARVPASHPLRPIRAIVDEALEVMSPAFEGLYSRIGRPSIPPEKLLRALLLQAFYSVRSERQLMEQLDYNLLFRWFVGLSMDAPVWDVTVFTKNRERLLAGDVAAKFLATVLDQPRVRTLLSDEHFSVDGTLIEAWASVKSFRPKDGSGEPPGPGRNGERDFHGEKRSNETHASTTDPEARLYRKGNGQPAKLAFMGHALMENRHALVVDVRLTAATGLAEREAAVAMVEAIPGRHRITVGADKAYDTRDFVANMRELGAAPHVAQNTNNRRSAIDGRTTRHPGYAVSLRIRKRIEEVFGWIKGAGLRKARHRGTARVGWMFTLTAAAYNLIRLPKLLAAA
- a CDS encoding transposase — its product is MTRSARARYTLAFKEETVRLVTGGERVATVAKNLGLSEQTLHNWVKAAGHGGLKSSATPTVSAEQMDSVMGWTASASGQVVPHDR